In Bacteroidota bacterium, one genomic interval encodes:
- a CDS encoding phospholipase, which translates to MQQKNITIPKTARYFILNEPTEQIEQVWFVCHGYAQLANYFIKNFDELDPAKHLIVAPEGLHRFYWKGFSERVVASWMTKEDRENDISDYVNYLNLVYDEVMSSFKNRKVKVNILGFSQGTATVCRWVANGNVQADNFILWAGAFPPDMNFKQDRSVFDTLKTYVVVGDADEFINEEEVVKQSDFLKKNKIDFELIRFKGKHEIDKTVLSNLQKRF; encoded by the coding sequence ATGCAGCAAAAAAACATAACGATACCCAAAACAGCGCGTTATTTCATCTTGAATGAGCCCACAGAACAAATCGAACAGGTTTGGTTTGTTTGTCATGGCTATGCGCAATTGGCCAATTACTTTATTAAAAATTTCGATGAATTGGACCCTGCAAAACATTTAATTGTTGCGCCTGAAGGATTGCATCGTTTTTATTGGAAAGGCTTTTCGGAAAGGGTGGTAGCAAGTTGGATGACAAAGGAAGATCGTGAAAATGATATTTCGGATTATGTGAACTATTTGAATCTGGTGTATGATGAAGTGATGTCATCCTTTAAAAATAGAAAGGTTAAAGTAAATATTTTGGGGTTTTCTCAAGGCACAGCAACGGTTTGTCGATGGGTTGCGAATGGGAACGTGCAGGCGGATAATTTTATTTTATGGGCAGGTGCTTTTCCTCCGGATATGAATTTTAAACAAGATAGAAGCGTGTTTGATACTTTGAAAACGTATGTTGTTGTTGGTGATGCAGACGAATTTATAAATGAAGAAGAGGTTGTCAAACAAAGTGACTTTTTGAAAAAGAATAAGATTGACTTTGAATTAATACGTTTTAAAGGGAAGCACGAAATTGATAAAACGGTTTTAAGTAATTTACAAAAACGTTTTTAG
- a CDS encoding pyridoxal-phosphate dependent enzyme codes for MKKTCDNILGTIGNTPMVRINNLTKGLKATVYAKVETFNPGNSIKDRMALKMIEDAEKDGRLKPGGTIIEGTSGNTGMGLAIAAIIKGYKCIFTTTDKQSKEKVDALRAFGADVIVCPTDVEPEDPRSYYSVSSRLVAEVENAWKPNQYDNLSNSQAHYEQTGPEIWEQTEGKITHLVVGVGTGGTICGTGRYLKEKNPTIKVWGIDTYGSVFKKYKETGIFDKNEIYPYITEGIGEDFLPQNVDFSIIDRFEKVTDKDAAIMTREITKREGIFAGNSAGSAMAGLLQLKDELKEGDLVVVIFHDHGTRYLGKMFNDEWMMEKGFFDKKGLVAKDLVNNNTNGKLITIESTDTVGNAVALMNKMDISQIPVSHDKRIVGSLNESMLYQKIIANPDIKNQKIETIMAAPFPFVDISTPIDSLSAMVNDKNLAVLVKDFKLDKTYIITCYDIMNALTK; via the coding sequence ATGAAAAAGACCTGTGATAACATTTTAGGAACAATTGGTAATACTCCGATGGTTCGTATCAATAACCTGACAAAAGGCCTAAAAGCAACAGTATATGCAAAAGTAGAAACCTTTAATCCCGGAAACTCGATTAAGGATCGTATGGCGTTGAAGATGATTGAAGACGCAGAAAAAGATGGACGATTAAAACCGGGTGGAACCATCATTGAAGGAACCAGCGGGAATACCGGAATGGGGTTGGCAATTGCTGCGATTATCAAAGGATACAAATGTATTTTTACTACAACCGATAAACAATCAAAAGAAAAAGTTGATGCTTTACGTGCTTTTGGTGCGGATGTAATTGTTTGTCCGACTGACGTTGAACCGGAAGATCCACGTTCTTATTATTCCGTTTCGTCACGTTTAGTTGCTGAAGTAGAAAATGCATGGAAACCCAATCAATACGATAACTTAAGTAACTCACAAGCACATTACGAACAAACCGGTCCGGAAATCTGGGAACAAACAGAAGGAAAGATTACTCACTTAGTAGTGGGTGTTGGAACAGGTGGAACCATTTGTGGAACTGGAAGATATTTAAAAGAGAAAAACCCAACCATCAAAGTATGGGGAATTGATACGTATGGCTCGGTTTTTAAAAAATACAAGGAAACCGGAATCTTTGATAAAAACGAAATTTACCCTTACATCACCGAAGGTATCGGAGAAGATTTTTTACCACAAAATGTGGATTTCAGTATCATCGATCGTTTTGAAAAAGTTACGGATAAAGATGCAGCCATCATGACACGTGAAATTACCAAACGAGAAGGAATTTTTGCAGGTAACTCTGCAGGATCAGCGATGGCCGGATTGTTACAGTTGAAAGATGAATTGAAAGAAGGTGATCTAGTCGTGGTAATTTTCCATGATCATGGAACACGTTATTTAGGAAAAATGTTCAACGATGAGTGGATGATGGAAAAAGGATTCTTTGATAAAAAAGGATTGGTAGCGAAAGATTTGGTAAACAACAATACCAACGGAAAATTGATCACCATCGAAAGCACGGATACTGTAGGAAATGCAGTAGCATTGATGAACAAGATGGATATTTCTCAGATTCCTGTTTCGCATGATAAACGAATTGTTGGTTCTTTAAACGAGAGCATGTTGTATCAAAAGATTATCGCAAATCCAGATATTAAAAATCAAAAGATTGAAACCATCATGGCGGCTCCATTTCCGTTTGTAGATATTTCTACACCGATTGATTCATTATCGGCAATGGTGAACGATAAAAATTTAGCAGTATTGGTAAAGGATTTTAAATTGGATAAAACCTATATCATTACGTGTTATGATATTATGAATGCTTTAACAAAGTAA
- a CDS encoding ABC transporter ATP-binding protein → MKLLYNYLKRYRWLVVLALVLAAINQIFSLIDTYIFSRIVDDFATTPHIKTEHHDVLTRYQFVKGVGLLILLGMGAAMVSRIAKNFQDYFVNVITQKLGAQIYSDGLKHSLELPYQVFEDQRSGETLGKLQKVRIDVEKLIMAFVSILFTSLVGVVFVMIYAVNIHWMIAVVYFSAVPILAFISSLLSKKIKIIQKKIVGETTALAGSTTESLRNIELIKSLGLADQEIKRLNDTTVKILGLELKKVRYIRSISFIQGTFVNFLRSSILFLLLYFIFGDVMSLGQLFAMQIYSFFIFGPLQELGNIINIYREAEVSLDNFKAILDTPKDVKPNQPVSIKGIEKLEFLNVSFKHQSANNNALDGISFDAKKGETIAFVGPSGSGKTTLVKLLVGLYPPLDGKIEYNGNNYNTIDLDELRSQIGFVTQDTQLFSGTIKENLLFVAPNATDEECLDVLHKAACHSLLARAENGINTMIGEGGVKVSGGEKQRLSIARALLRKPSLLVFDEATSSLDSITEEEISNTVKSLSENKNQVTIMIAHRLSTIMHADKIFCLEKGKITEFGKHDDLLAQKGLYYAMWRQQIGERV, encoded by the coding sequence ATGAAACTATTATATAATTACCTGAAAAGATACAGATGGCTTGTTGTTTTAGCCTTGGTATTGGCCGCCATCAATCAAATTTTTTCACTCATTGATACTTATATCTTCAGTCGAATTGTTGACGACTTTGCAACAACACCTCATATAAAAACGGAGCACCACGATGTGTTAACACGTTATCAGTTTGTAAAAGGTGTTGGGCTGCTTATCTTATTAGGAATGGGCGCTGCCATGGTTTCCAGGATAGCTAAAAACTTTCAGGATTATTTTGTAAATGTCATTACGCAAAAACTAGGTGCTCAAATTTATTCGGATGGATTAAAACATTCATTGGAATTGCCCTATCAGGTTTTTGAAGATCAACGCAGCGGTGAAACATTAGGTAAACTTCAAAAAGTTCGTATTGATGTCGAAAAGTTAATCATGGCCTTTGTTAGCATTCTCTTCACATCCTTAGTTGGAGTTGTCTTCGTGATGATTTATGCCGTTAACATTCACTGGATGATTGCGGTGGTTTACTTTTCTGCTGTTCCTATTTTAGCGTTTATTTCTTCTTTATTAAGTAAGAAAATAAAAATCATTCAGAAAAAAATCGTTGGTGAAACCACTGCATTAGCGGGTTCAACCACCGAATCGCTTCGCAACATTGAGTTGATTAAAAGTTTAGGTTTGGCCGATCAGGAAATCAAGCGACTGAATGATACCACCGTGAAAATATTGGGATTGGAATTGAAGAAAGTACGCTACATCCGCAGTATCAGCTTTATCCAAGGAACGTTCGTGAATTTTTTAAGAAGCAGTATTCTTTTTCTTTTGTTGTATTTTATTTTCGGGGATGTCATGTCGCTCGGACAGTTGTTTGCGATGCAGATCTATTCGTTCTTTATCTTCGGACCACTTCAGGAATTGGGAAATATCATTAACATTTATCGTGAAGCGGAAGTCTCCCTTGATAATTTTAAAGCCATCTTAGACACACCAAAAGATGTAAAACCAAACCAACCGGTAAGCATTAAGGGAATTGAAAAATTGGAGTTTTTAAATGTGAGCTTTAAACATCAATCTGCAAACAACAATGCCTTGGATGGTATTTCTTTTGATGCTAAGAAGGGTGAAACCATAGCATTTGTGGGGCCTTCCGGCTCCGGAAAAACCACCTTGGTGAAATTGTTGGTTGGATTGTATCCTCCGCTGGATGGAAAAATTGAATACAACGGAAACAATTATAATACCATCGACTTGGATGAATTGCGCTCTCAAATTGGATTTGTTACACAAGACACACAACTTTTTTCCGGAACAATCAAAGAAAATTTATTGTTTGTTGCTCCGAATGCAACCGATGAAGAATGTTTGGATGTATTACACAAAGCAGCATGCCATAGTTTATTAGCACGTGCTGAAAACGGTATCAACACCATGATTGGTGAAGGTGGGGTGAAAGTATCGGGTGGTGAAAAACAACGTTTATCCATTGCACGAGCACTTTTGCGTAAGCCTTCTTTACTTGTATTTGATGAAGCTACTTCGTCCTTGGATTCAATTACTGAAGAAGAAATCAGTAATACGGTGAAGTCACTTTCTGAAAATAAAAATCAGGTAACCATCATGATTGCCCATCGCTTGAGTACCATCATGCATGCGGATAAAATTTTCTGCTTGGAAAAAGGTAAAATTACGGAGTTTGGAAAACACGATGATTTGCTTGCTCAGAAGGGGTTGTACTATGCAATGTGGAGACAACAGATTGGTGAACGAGTTTAA
- a CDS encoding ABC transporter permease, with amino-acid sequence MNIERFIAKRILSGSSASHQLSRPIVRISVLGITLGLAVMILAVAVVTGFQNEIKGKLIGFNSHIQISNYDNNISAEPKPISRIQPFLPEINSNPEIKHISVYATKSGIVKTKTDNEGIVLKGIASDYDWTFLNKCFVEGKALDLTADTVSKNIVISKHISDKLNLKLNDKMIIYFIVDRFDSLGTKVRTETAAKDFYISGIYETGLEDIDKTLVLSDIKRIQKMNGWQEDEVAGFEIAIKDYKKIDDIGYDVDGLIGQGLVAMTIKQTNPAIFSWLEMIDVNVIVVLVLMVIVAGINMISALLILILERTNMIGILKAMGASNGSVQKIFLYNSVYLIGKGLLWGNIFGIAIALLQQHFGIFKLDEKIYYISQIPIHLNLMDVLLLNHGTLLCCLLMLIIPSFIVSKITPVKAIRFS; translated from the coding sequence TTGAACATCGAACGTTTCATTGCTAAACGAATCCTTTCCGGTTCAAGTGCTTCTCATCAACTTTCGCGCCCAATTGTGCGCATTTCGGTGTTGGGCATTACACTCGGCTTGGCGGTAATGATATTGGCGGTAGCGGTAGTAACCGGTTTTCAAAACGAAATCAAAGGAAAGTTGATTGGCTTTAACTCACATATTCAAATCTCCAATTACGATAACAATATTAGTGCAGAACCGAAACCCATCAGCCGAATTCAACCTTTTTTGCCGGAGATTAACTCCAATCCGGAAATTAAACACATTTCGGTATATGCCACCAAAAGCGGTATTGTAAAAACAAAAACGGATAACGAAGGAATTGTTTTAAAAGGAATTGCTTCGGATTACGATTGGACTTTTTTGAACAAATGTTTTGTGGAAGGGAAAGCATTGGATTTAACAGCGGATACCGTTTCCAAAAACATTGTAATCTCCAAACACATTAGCGATAAACTGAATTTGAAATTAAACGATAAAATGATCATCTATTTTATTGTTGATCGGTTTGATAGTTTAGGAACAAAAGTGAGGACCGAAACTGCTGCCAAAGATTTTTACATTTCAGGGATTTATGAAACCGGCTTGGAAGATATTGATAAAACGTTGGTGTTGTCTGATATCAAACGCATTCAGAAAATGAACGGCTGGCAAGAGGATGAAGTTGCAGGTTTTGAAATTGCAATTAAAGATTATAAAAAGATTGATGACATCGGTTATGATGTGGATGGGTTAATCGGACAAGGGTTGGTGGCGATGACCATCAAGCAAACAAATCCAGCTATTTTTTCGTGGCTGGAAATGATTGATGTGAATGTAATTGTGGTGTTGGTATTGATGGTGATTGTAGCCGGCATCAATATGATTTCGGCCTTGTTGATTTTGATTTTGGAACGCACCAACATGATTGGAATTTTGAAAGCGATGGGCGCAAGTAATGGAAGCGTTCAGAAAATATTTTTGTACAACTCTGTGTATCTAATCGGAAAAGGATTGCTGTGGGGAAATATTTTTGGAATTGCGATTGCACTTCTTCAGCAACACTTTGGTATTTTTAAGTTGGATGAAAAAATATATTACATCTCACAAATTCCGATACATTTAAATTTGATGGATGTTTTACTATTGAATCACGGAACATTGCTATGTTGTTTATTGATGTTAATTATTCCGAGCTTTATCGTTTCGAAAATTACTCCCGTGAAAGCGATACGCTTCAGTTAG
- a CDS encoding DUF1343 domain-containing protein: MIYKNTLLPPMLFRAYREIFTIATLLLFAAFANAQGITKIETAVKTINDLKVGADRTTEYLPLLKGKSIAVVANQSSVIKTTHLVDSLIALKVSVKKVFCPEHGFRGLVDAGEKVATEKDAKTGLSIISLYGKNKKPSAADLKDVDVVIFDIQDVGVRFYTYLSTLHYVMEACAENNKQVIVLDRPNPNGHYIDGPVLEDAYKSFLGLHPVPIVYGLTIGEYAQMINGEGWLKGGVKCNLKVITITNYSHNDMFELGIRPSPNLPNMSSVYLYPSLGLFEGTQISVGRGTDFPFQVIGSPVLEKANYKFTPQPKPGAMEPKYKGIECKGHNLSEFGKEYMKDTKKIYLFWLIGTYANTPDKSKFFDENFNFHAGNATLQQQIKDGVNEDAIRKSWDPGITKFKVIRKKYLLYKDF, from the coding sequence ATGATTTACAAAAATACTCTTTTACCGCCAATGTTATTTAGAGCTTATCGAGAAATCTTTACAATTGCAACACTGCTTCTATTTGCAGCTTTTGCCAACGCGCAAGGCATTACCAAAATAGAAACGGCTGTTAAAACCATAAATGATTTAAAAGTGGGAGCCGACCGCACAACCGAATACCTTCCGTTATTAAAAGGCAAATCGATAGCAGTAGTCGCCAACCAGTCTTCTGTTATTAAAACCACCCATTTAGTAGACAGTCTGATTGCCTTAAAAGTTTCCGTTAAAAAAGTATTTTGTCCGGAGCATGGTTTCCGTGGCTTGGTGGATGCCGGAGAAAAAGTGGCAACCGAAAAAGATGCAAAGACCGGATTGAGTATTATATCACTTTATGGCAAAAACAAAAAACCATCGGCAGCGGATTTAAAAGATGTGGATGTGGTAATTTTCGACATACAAGATGTGGGCGTTCGTTTTTATACCTACCTCTCTACCTTGCATTATGTGATGGAAGCCTGTGCCGAAAACAACAAACAAGTAATTGTATTGGATCGTCCGAATCCAAACGGGCATTATATTGACGGACCTGTTTTGGAGGATGCTTATAAATCGTTTTTAGGTTTACATCCAGTTCCAATTGTATATGGATTAACCATTGGTGAATATGCACAAATGATTAATGGTGAAGGTTGGTTAAAAGGTGGAGTAAAATGTAATTTAAAAGTGATTACCATTACCAACTATTCACATAACGACATGTTTGAATTGGGTATTCGTCCATCACCCAACTTACCGAATATGAGTTCGGTATATTTATATCCAAGTTTAGGATTGTTTGAAGGCACACAAATTTCGGTGGGACGCGGAACCGACTTCCCGTTTCAAGTAATTGGGAGTCCGGTTTTAGAAAAAGCCAATTATAAATTTACGCCACAACCTAAGCCGGGAGCGATGGAGCCAAAGTACAAAGGCATCGAATGCAAAGGGCATAACTTATCCGAGTTTGGGAAAGAATACATGAAAGACACCAAGAAAATTTATTTATTTTGGTTGATCGGTACGTATGCGAACACTCCTGACAAATCAAAATTCTTTGATGAAAATTTTAATTTCCATGCCGGCAATGCTACCTTGCAACAACAAATTAAAGACGGAGTAAACGAAGATGCAATCCGCAAAAGTTGGGATCCTGGTATTACAAAATTTAAAGTCATCAGAAAAAAGTATTTGTTGTATAAGGATTTTTAA
- a CDS encoding beta-lactamase family protein encodes MSQLKFVFLFFISLLLCCASETGDQAREKEFAASNDSILKVRKEIRASEKAQRLDTLFKNKAKLAGFNGCVLVAQKGQVIYKNSFGFANLKTKDSLQINSAFQLASVSKTFTATAILMLMDQGKLSLKDNVQKYFPKFPYSGITIDLLLSHRSGLFNYIYCCEKFCEKPNKYNKGVFDNAAMMEIITNNKCDVYAQPNKKFEYSNTNYAILACIVEKVSGQSFADYVEQNVFKPLGMDHSWVHNPKGTIAHKNKTMGHKASGYFEDETYADDVVGDKGIYSTVEDMLKWDQSFYGETLLKKETKDLAFTGYSNEHKGKRNYGYGWRLTDDGKNPKIIYHNGWWHGYNTLFFRRPADQTTVIVLGNKYNRSTYQIQGVLEILNANSSAVEMEE; translated from the coding sequence ATGAGCCAATTAAAGTTTGTTTTTCTTTTTTTTATTTCGCTGTTGCTTTGTTGCGCTTCCGAAACAGGAGATCAGGCGCGAGAAAAAGAATTTGCTGCGTCAAATGATAGTATCTTAAAAGTTCGAAAGGAGATTCGTGCCAGCGAAAAAGCGCAACGCCTGGATACTTTGTTTAAAAATAAAGCCAAATTAGCAGGTTTTAATGGTTGTGTATTGGTGGCGCAAAAAGGACAGGTGATTTATAAAAACAGTTTTGGTTTCGCCAATTTAAAAACAAAAGATTCACTTCAAATTAATTCCGCTTTTCAATTAGCTTCTGTTTCCAAAACATTTACAGCAACCGCCATCTTAATGTTGATGGATCAGGGGAAACTTTCATTGAAAGACAATGTACAAAAGTATTTTCCGAAATTTCCCTATAGTGGAATAACAATTGATTTATTGCTATCACATCGTTCGGGGTTGTTTAATTACATTTATTGCTGTGAAAAATTTTGTGAGAAACCCAATAAATACAATAAAGGTGTTTTTGATAATGCTGCAATGATGGAAATTATTACCAACAACAAATGTGATGTGTATGCGCAACCCAATAAAAAATTTGAATATTCGAATACTAACTACGCTATTCTTGCTTGTATCGTTGAAAAAGTATCCGGACAAAGTTTTGCGGATTATGTAGAACAAAATGTATTTAAACCGTTGGGTATGGATCATTCCTGGGTACACAATCCAAAAGGAACAATAGCGCATAAGAACAAAACGATGGGACATAAAGCGTCTGGTTATTTTGAGGATGAAACCTATGCAGATGATGTAGTAGGCGACAAAGGGATTTATTCCACCGTAGAAGATATGTTGAAATGGGATCAATCGTTTTATGGTGAAACCTTACTTAAGAAAGAAACGAAAGATTTGGCATTTACCGGCTACAGCAATGAGCATAAAGGGAAACGCAATTATGGTTATGGTTGGCGGTTAACCGATGATGGTAAAAATCCGAAAATCATCTATCACAACGGGTGGTGGCATGGCTATAATACCTTGTTTTTTAGAAGACCAGCGGATCAAACAACGGTAATTGTTTTAGGGAATAAGTACAACCGCAGCACCTATCAAATCCAAGGTGTTTTAGAAATTCTCAACGCGAATTCTAGCGCAGTAGAGATGGAAGAATAA
- a CDS encoding RNA-binding protein: MKIFVKNLDRDINEMQLEGLFAQFGEVVSTKIVYDTITWESKGFAFLEMAKKADGQKAIEALNGKEVKGRELIVQEAEERRR, from the coding sequence ATGAAGATATTTGTTAAAAACCTAGATAGAGATATCAATGAAATGCAATTGGAAGGTTTATTTGCCCAGTTTGGAGAAGTAGTTTCCACTAAAATTGTGTATGATACCATTACCTGGGAATCAAAAGGATTTGCCTTCTTGGAAATGGCTAAAAAAGCGGATGGTCAGAAAGCAATCGAAGCCTTGAATGGGAAAGAAGTAAAAGGACGTGAGTTAATTGTTCAGGAAGCGGAAGAAAGAAGAAGATAA
- a CDS encoding FAD-dependent monooxygenase — protein sequence MICPECLGRGKKSQRLRKSVRLRYQMAVDQFEKSKNTGLPPIRPKGHLSACVKCSGSGLLPSPNPPKADTENYPHVAIIGGGIGGVALAVACLHRGIPFTLFERDNSFDARAQGYGLTLQQASKAIEGLGIFSLKEGVVSTRHVVHTTEGKIIGEWGMRKWMQTNAKKVPKRTNVHIARQALRFALLEQLGGENAVQWGHQLLSWKESADKSIELNFQVDGTIKSAKADLVVGADGIRSSVRKLVIGDEITPLQYLGCIVILGICPLKALEGLESELLDSATVFQTANGHERIYVMPYSSDTVMWQLSFPMSEEDAKALSAQGSQALKQEACNRTQWHTPIPQILAATPEAHISGYPVYDREMLTIELLEKAGAVALIGDAAHPMSPFKGQGANQALLDALALARAIAKGCRPFSNWREMGIRKSVLTEFESEMIARSEIKVKGSEEAVKFLHSEIVLHEGDEPRGRCLKKKIP from the coding sequence ATGATTTGTCCGGAATGTCTGGGGCGCGGTAAAAAAAGTCAACGACTCCGCAAGAGCGTTCGACTCCGCTACCAAATGGCTGTTGACCAATTTGAAAAATCAAAAAATACTGGATTGCCTCCTATTCGCCCGAAGGGACATCTCTCTGCTTGTGTAAAATGTTCCGGCTCCGGCTTGCTTCCTTCTCCAAATCCTCCAAAAGCAGATACAGAAAATTACCCTCATGTTGCAATTATTGGTGGCGGCATTGGCGGAGTAGCATTGGCTGTAGCCTGCTTGCATCGCGGTATTCCTTTTACATTATTTGAACGTGATAATAGCTTTGATGCGCGCGCTCAAGGTTATGGACTCACACTCCAACAAGCCAGCAAGGCCATTGAAGGCTTGGGCATTTTTTCGTTGAAGGAAGGTGTGGTTTCAACCAGACATGTGGTACATACTACAGAAGGAAAAATAATTGGGGAATGGGGAATGCGAAAATGGATGCAAACGAATGCTAAAAAAGTTCCCAAGCGCACGAATGTGCATATCGCTCGACAAGCATTACGGTTTGCATTGCTTGAGCAACTGGGTGGAGAAAATGCCGTGCAGTGGGGACATCAATTGCTGAGTTGGAAAGAATCTGCAGACAAAAGTATCGAGCTAAATTTTCAAGTGGATGGAACAATAAAAAGTGCAAAAGCAGACCTTGTGGTTGGAGCAGATGGCATTCGTAGTTCGGTGCGCAAGTTGGTGATTGGTGACGAAATTACTCCATTGCAGTATCTTGGTTGTATTGTGATATTGGGCATTTGTCCGCTCAAAGCACTCGAAGGACTGGAAAGTGAATTACTGGATTCAGCCACTGTATTTCAAACTGCAAATGGTCATGAACGAATATATGTGATGCCCTATTCGTCCGACACCGTAATGTGGCAACTGAGTTTTCCAATGTCGGAAGAAGACGCAAAGGCTTTGAGTGCTCAAGGTTCCCAGGCGCTAAAGCAAGAAGCATGCAACAGAACACAATGGCATACTCCTATTCCACAGATTTTAGCAGCAACTCCAGAAGCACACATTTCCGGCTATCCAGTGTACGACAGAGAAATGCTTACAATAGAATTATTGGAAAAAGCAGGAGCAGTAGCACTGATTGGTGATGCGGCACATCCGATGAGTCCGTTTAAAGGACAAGGAGCAAACCAAGCATTGCTGGATGCATTGGCTTTGGCTCGCGCAATCGCCAAAGGATGCAGACCATTCTCAAACTGGAGAGAAATGGGAATCCGGAAAAGTGTATTAACTGAATTTGAATCAGAAATGATTGCACGCAGTGAAATCAAAGTGAAAGGTTCTGAAGAAGCGGTAAAGTTTCTTCACTCCGAAATTGTACTCCATGAAGGAGATGAGCCAAGAGGGAGATGCTTGAAAAAAAAGATTCCGTAA
- a CDS encoding PHB depolymerase family esterase codes for MNKKNILLLLLTFFFFHISFSQDLKRVRHFGKNKGHLKMYLHTPPNADKSKPAPMVVVLHGCLQCATKVQKQSGWSKLADENGFYVLYPQQRFFNNPEKCFRWYKRKHTNKGRGENASIKKMVEYMQANYAIDSSKIFITGLSAGAAMSVVMMADYPETFNSGAVFAGGAYKAGNGYVSAAMAFLGWRVKPAEKWANIVRKQNPNYKGEYPRMIIYQGNSDWIVNKRNGVEIMKQWTSLHHISTTPTETIDGYLNVKDIHRLAYNSPTKKEAVVFYKVDKLSHALLVDPGKCKNQGGRRGFFSKDKNYNSTLWTAYDFGLLKAPEIDGPHEALLKQTVTYSVPLTNGCTYEWTFPEGCTLVTDQNTNSITLNWGASSGCINVTEMDANGCKKQFKTVFVTVRDFK; via the coding sequence ATGAACAAAAAAAATATTCTCCTCCTCCTTCTTACCTTTTTCTTTTTTCATATTTCATTTTCCCAGGATTTAAAACGTGTTCGTCATTTTGGAAAAAACAAAGGTCATTTAAAAATGTACCTACATACACCACCCAATGCAGACAAATCAAAACCTGCACCCATGGTCGTTGTTTTGCATGGCTGTTTGCAATGCGCAACCAAAGTACAAAAGCAATCGGGATGGAGTAAGTTGGCCGATGAAAATGGTTTTTATGTTTTATATCCACAACAACGTTTTTTTAATAATCCTGAAAAATGTTTCAGATGGTACAAGCGCAAACACACAAATAAAGGTCGCGGAGAAAATGCATCCATCAAAAAAATGGTGGAGTATATGCAGGCCAACTATGCGATTGATTCTTCCAAAATATTTATTACCGGCTTATCTGCCGGAGCCGCGATGAGTGTCGTCATGATGGCCGATTATCCGGAAACATTTAATTCGGGGGCAGTGTTTGCCGGTGGTGCATACAAAGCAGGCAATGGCTATGTAAGTGCAGCAATGGCCTTTTTAGGTTGGCGTGTAAAGCCTGCAGAGAAATGGGCAAACATTGTTCGCAAACAAAATCCCAATTACAAAGGTGAATACCCCCGCATGATTATTTATCAAGGCAACAGCGATTGGATTGTAAACAAACGCAATGGTGTTGAGATTATGAAACAGTGGACCAGCTTGCACCATATCAGCACAACACCGACCGAAACCATTGATGGTTATTTAAATGTAAAAGACATTCATCGTTTGGCTTACAACAGTCCGACAAAAAAAGAAGCAGTTGTTTTTTACAAAGTAGATAAATTGAGTCATGCTTTGTTGGTTGATCCCGGCAAATGTAAAAACCAAGGTGGACGAAGAGGTTTTTTCTCGAAAGATAAAAATTACAATTCCACCTTGTGGACAGCTTATGATTTCGGATTGTTAAAAGCACCGGAGATTGATGGTCCGCACGAAGCATTGTTAAAACAAACGGTAACCTATTCGGTACCACTTACTAACGGTTGTACCTACGAATGGACTTTTCCGGAAGGATGCACATTGGTGACCGACCAAAACACCAATTCCATCACATTGAATTGGGGCGCCTCCAGCGGTTGCATTAACGTTACAGAAATGGATGCAAATGGCTGTAAAAAGCAATTCAAGACGGTTTTTGTAACTGTACGGGATTTCAAATAA